From a region of the Apibacter sp. B3706 genome:
- a CDS encoding SGNH/GDSL hydrolase family protein — MSKNILMLWLGMFIFFLSCNNDFNEDINTVFSSGDANFSKYIALGDSFTAGFRDNALYISGQKESFPSMIAEQMKRSGCKAFNIPFMADELGGIPSAKVENKKILVVAEGSLAPVTSAGVGTTTLANIYSKDGYQNMGIPGAKSFHLLAAGYGNPTHLASKKSNPYFVRFASKPNATVVEDVMEQNPTFFSLWIGINDILSYATSGGDGSAVITDISTFQNAYSTLVQTLNSNSAKGVVATIPDVTDFPFFNKVSSLPFKANQFTPQQIKNLNASYQKYNSGLDQAKAKNIITEEEAASRKIVFTEDKANGGVIIDKNLTNLDAMGLPSIRMSTSKDLFLLSVSSILKTGGGTSKPIEDQYVLTDKEILTIKEATQAFNESIETVAKQYNLAITDTNSLIKNLKTKEGILYNGVSYTNEFITGGFFSLDGIHPTGRGYAIIANEFIKSINFKFKSNLPSVNPNLYQAVKFP; from the coding sequence ATGAGTAAGAATATACTAATGCTTTGGTTAGGAATGTTTATTTTTTTCCTTTCATGCAATAATGACTTTAATGAAGATATAAATACCGTATTTAGTTCGGGAGATGCAAATTTTTCTAAATATATAGCCTTAGGAGATTCATTTACTGCAGGTTTTAGAGATAATGCACTGTATATATCAGGACAAAAAGAATCCTTTCCGTCAATGATTGCCGAGCAAATGAAGCGTTCAGGCTGTAAGGCATTTAATATTCCTTTTATGGCAGATGAATTAGGAGGAATTCCGAGTGCAAAAGTGGAAAATAAAAAAATATTGGTAGTAGCAGAGGGTTCTCTTGCTCCGGTTACCAGTGCGGGCGTAGGAACAACTACTCTTGCAAATATTTATTCAAAAGATGGATATCAAAATATGGGTATACCGGGAGCTAAATCATTTCATTTGCTTGCGGCGGGATATGGAAATCCGACTCATTTAGCTTCCAAAAAATCCAATCCTTATTTTGTACGATTTGCTTCTAAGCCCAATGCAACGGTGGTAGAAGATGTAATGGAACAAAATCCTACCTTTTTTTCTTTATGGATTGGAATTAATGATATTTTAAGCTATGCCACTTCCGGAGGAGATGGATCGGCTGTGATTACAGATATTTCAACTTTTCAGAATGCTTATAGTACATTGGTACAAACACTTAACTCAAATTCGGCAAAAGGAGTGGTAGCTACAATTCCGGACGTTACCGATTTTCCTTTTTTCAATAAAGTTTCGTCCTTACCTTTTAAAGCCAATCAATTTACACCGCAGCAAATAAAAAATTTAAATGCTTCCTATCAAAAGTATAATTCCGGTTTGGATCAAGCAAAAGCAAAAAATATAATTACAGAAGAAGAAGCCGCAAGTAGAAAAATTGTTTTTACGGAAGATAAAGCTAATGGAGGAGTAATTATAGATAAGAATTTAACAAATTTAGATGCGATGGGACTTCCTTCTATAAGGATGTCTACCTCAAAAGATTTATTTCTATTGTCAGTATCTTCCATTTTAAAAACGGGTGGAGGAACTTCAAAACCTATAGAGGATCAATATGTTTTGACCGATAAGGAGATTCTAACCATCAAAGAAGCAACTCAAGCATTTAATGAGAGCATTGAAACTGTAGCAAAACAGTATAATCTGGCAATCACAGATACAAATTCACTAATTAAAAATTTAAAAACAAAAGAAGGTATTCTTTACAACGGAGTAAGTTATACCAATGAATTTATAACAGGAGGATTTTTTTCATTAGATGGTATACATCCAACCGGAAGAGGGTATGCCATTATAGCTAATGAATTTATTAAAAGTATAAACTTTAAATTTAAATCGAATCTTCCTTCCGTTAATCCTAATCTATATCAAGCAGTTAAGTTTCCTTAA